A genomic region of Arachis hypogaea cultivar Tifrunner chromosome 5, arahy.Tifrunner.gnm2.J5K5, whole genome shotgun sequence contains the following coding sequences:
- the LOC112803672 gene encoding serine/threonine-protein phosphatase 7 long form homolog — MEEEDRMYRLNRVAHVAGFIDQEPARVISGVRRQQNMPLHERIIPYLETAGLYHLARLNSQWFWVDEPLLSAFIERWRPETHTFHMPFGECTVTLEDVAYQLGLPIDGEPVSGCLSEFENFMENGRPAWVWFRELFGELPPQNKVKQMTVCYTWFHERFRVLPADATEDIVRIYARAYIMMLLSSQLFADKNANRVHLRWLPYVASLDDLGRYSWGSAALAWLYRCLCRGTNRNVVNLAGPLQLLQSWIFWRFPCLRPSDFNRFGFPLASRCAQYLPRNDAVDQRVVAARLCLDRLRVHDIVWEPYSTPDVAAVVHPEILLDQHRRLWTAVTSLIYFAAIEWHQVDRVMPQFGGVQHLPRLALNIDWLHAKDGRGSACLSFTR; from the exons ATGGAAGAAGAAGACCGGATGTACCGGTTAAACCGCGTTGCGCATGTGGCTGGATTTATCGACCAAGAG CCTGCTAGGGTTATTAGTGGTGTGAGAAGACAGCAGAATATGCCTTTACACGAGCGTATCATACCGTATCTAGAGACGGCGGGCTTATATCACTTGGCTAGGCTGAACAGTCAGTGGTTCTGGGTTGATGAGCCTCTACTTAGCGCATTCattgagaggtggcgtcctgagaccCACACATTTCACATGCCCTTTGGGGAGTGTACGGTCACCTTGGAGGACGTGGCCTATCAGCTGGGTTTACCGATTGATGGTGAGCCTGTGAGTGGGTGCCTTAGTGAGTTTGAGAATTTCATGGAAAATGGAAGACCGGCATGGGTGTGGTTCCGTGAGCTGTTTGGGGAGTTACCTCCGCAGAATAAAGTGAAGCAGATGACAGTGTGCTACACATGGTTCCATGAGCGGTTTCGGGTTTTGCCAGCAGATGCTACTGAGGACATCGTGCGTATATACGCGAGGGCCTATATTATGATGCTGTTGTCATCTCAGCTGTTTGCGGACAAGAACGCCAACCGTGTCCACCTTCGCTGGTTGCCTTATGTGGCATCGTTGGATGACTTGGGTAGATATAGCTGGGGCTCGGCCGCGCTGGCGTGGTTGTACAGATGTCTTTGTCGTGGAACAAACAGAAATGTTGTCAACTTGGCTGGGCCACTACAGCTTCTACAGTCTTGGATCTTCTGGAGATTTCCTTGTCTGAGGCCAAGTGATTTCAACAGATTCGGGTTTCCACTTGCATCCAG GTGCGCTCAGTATCTACCGAGGAACGATGCAGTAGATCAAAGAGTGGTGGCTGCACGCCTTTGTTTGGATAGATTGCGTGTGCATGAT ATCGTGTGGGAGCCCTATTCCACTCCGGATGTCGCAGCTGTTGTTCATCCAGAGATACTACTAGACCAGCACCGCAGGCTATGGACGGCAGTTACCAGTCTCATTTATTTTGCTGCGATTGAGTGGCACCAGGTGGATAGGGTTATGCCTCAGTTCGGCGGGGTTCAGCATCTCCCTCGTTTGGCTCTTAACATAGACTGGCTTCATGCGAAGGACGGCAGGG GATCGGCATGCCTCAGTTTTACCCGTTGA